The following proteins are co-located in the Pelagicoccus sp. SDUM812003 genome:
- the gnpA gene encoding 1,3-beta-galactosyl-N-acetylhexosamine phosphorylase, with protein sequence MDNKSLSTGGFTLPGEAGYETLTLELAKKWGADVIRDSDGTQLSDEIIESDYDIYSTLCLVRADNEWAKANPTKLQQCCVMSKPVTAATATVEIDLLEGYFKEQLVINSDDAPKEWWQVFDRTSGEEVPADKWSFDKDSGTVTIDGTTKWHRYTVNFFCYRIWEEISMYNHVTNDWGDKEHLMPIDPIHPEARDQIRDYLTKWLDSHPHTKVVRLTSMFYNFWWFWGDPAQQKFIVNDWGSYEFSVSTESIRQFEAKFGYRPSSEDFVNAGLYNNSYKVPSKFYRDWMDFINAFVVEFGKECIEMIHQRDKLAFVFYNDHWIGIEPYNERFKDFGFDGIIDGIFSGFEARKVAECPAVSVRELRMHPYLFPTGVNGAPSFLPGGTPTLECKSYWVDIRRAILRKGVDRIGFGGYLHLVENHPDFVDYIEELGKEFRQLRNLHHDGAPREMPVKVALLTAWGNTRAWACCGHYNHGNYYNEVMEAVSGLPIETVFISFEDILDGGIDPSIDVIVNAGLVDDSWSGGEYWKNAKIIEAVSEFVAQGGGLIGVGEPSAQRHSTQYFQLSDALGVDRELGLTSAFNRYPFEAKSEHFILEDASGPLELGKTIDRVYITNPDTMVLAANAATPTLAVKEFQKGRSVYLAGYKYSPANVRLLLRAILWASKNEAQLQSWICSNANTECAYYPASKTLVVVNNTEEKQSTSVSTDQGQKSFELEPFATLIEKL encoded by the coding sequence ATGGACAACAAATCCCTCTCAACTGGCGGCTTCACCCTTCCCGGCGAGGCCGGCTACGAAACGCTCACCCTGGAGCTCGCGAAAAAATGGGGCGCCGACGTGATCCGCGATTCCGACGGTACCCAGCTTTCGGACGAGATCATCGAGTCGGACTACGACATCTACAGCACGCTCTGTCTGGTGCGGGCCGACAACGAATGGGCCAAGGCCAATCCGACGAAGCTCCAACAGTGCTGCGTGATGAGCAAACCGGTCACCGCCGCCACGGCTACGGTCGAGATCGACCTTCTCGAGGGGTATTTTAAGGAGCAGCTGGTCATCAACTCAGACGACGCCCCCAAGGAGTGGTGGCAAGTCTTCGATCGCACCAGCGGCGAGGAAGTGCCAGCGGACAAGTGGTCCTTCGACAAGGACAGCGGCACTGTCACCATCGATGGCACCACCAAGTGGCACCGCTACACGGTCAACTTCTTCTGCTACCGCATCTGGGAGGAGATCTCCATGTACAACCACGTCACCAACGACTGGGGAGACAAGGAGCACCTCATGCCGATCGATCCCATCCACCCGGAAGCGCGCGACCAGATTCGCGACTACCTGACCAAGTGGCTCGACTCCCATCCCCACACCAAAGTCGTTCGCCTCACCTCCATGTTCTACAACTTCTGGTGGTTCTGGGGCGACCCAGCTCAGCAGAAGTTCATCGTAAACGACTGGGGGTCCTACGAGTTTTCAGTATCCACCGAGTCCATACGCCAGTTCGAAGCGAAATTCGGCTATCGCCCTAGCAGCGAGGACTTCGTCAACGCCGGGCTCTACAACAACTCCTACAAGGTGCCATCCAAGTTCTATCGCGACTGGATGGACTTCATCAACGCGTTCGTCGTGGAATTCGGCAAGGAATGCATCGAGATGATCCATCAGCGCGACAAGCTGGCATTCGTTTTCTACAACGACCACTGGATCGGTATCGAGCCCTACAACGAACGCTTCAAGGATTTCGGTTTCGATGGCATCATCGACGGGATCTTCAGCGGCTTCGAAGCTCGCAAGGTAGCGGAGTGCCCTGCTGTATCCGTGCGTGAACTACGCATGCACCCCTATCTCTTCCCCACCGGGGTGAACGGGGCTCCCTCCTTCCTGCCGGGCGGCACGCCAACCTTGGAATGCAAGAGCTACTGGGTCGACATTCGCAGAGCCATCTTGCGCAAGGGCGTGGACCGCATCGGCTTCGGCGGCTACCTCCACCTGGTGGAGAACCATCCCGACTTCGTCGACTACATCGAGGAGCTCGGCAAGGAGTTTCGCCAGCTGCGCAACCTGCACCACGACGGAGCCCCGCGAGAAATGCCTGTCAAGGTGGCGCTCCTGACCGCCTGGGGCAACACTCGGGCTTGGGCCTGCTGCGGCCACTACAACCATGGCAACTACTACAATGAAGTCATGGAAGCGGTTTCCGGTCTGCCCATCGAAACCGTTTTCATCTCCTTCGAGGACATTCTAGACGGCGGCATCGACCCGAGCATCGACGTGATCGTCAACGCCGGTTTGGTCGACGACTCATGGTCCGGCGGCGAGTATTGGAAAAACGCAAAGATCATCGAAGCCGTGAGCGAATTCGTGGCCCAAGGCGGCGGACTGATCGGCGTGGGCGAACCCAGCGCTCAGCGCCATAGCACCCAGTATTTTCAGCTTTCCGACGCTCTAGGCGTGGATCGCGAGCTCGGACTCACCTCTGCCTTCAATCGCTACCCATTCGAAGCGAAATCCGAACACTTCATTCTGGAAGACGCTTCGGGACCGCTTGAGCTGGGCAAGACCATCGACCGCGTCTACATCACCAATCCCGACACCATGGTGCTCGCCGCCAACGCGGCGACGCCGACCCTCGCCGTCAAGGAGTTCCAGAAAGGGCGCAGCGTCTATTTGGCTGGATACAAATACTCCCCAGCCAATGTGAGACTGCTGCTTCGGGCCATCCTTTGGGCGTCCAAAAACGAAGCCCAACTCCAAAGCTGGATCTGCTCCAATGCCAACACCGAATGCGCCTACTACCCAGCGTCGAAAACGCTGGTGGTAGTCAACAACACGGAAGAGAAGCAATCAACGAGCGTATCCACCGATCAAGGACAAAAGAGCTTCGAACTCGAGCCATTCGCCACCTTGATCGAAAAGCTGTAG
- a CDS encoding GPP34 family phosphoprotein produces the protein MKSNPEAVLYSSMLSPHLTDLRLYERFCLLALRDEEGTIAVSFFNHALAGALIAELILRGRVRVSSDKKRLVDLASSAPLENHLLDECMGLIAEDKKARNLKTWIGRFASIKDLQEKATRGLCQRGILNKEHAKVLFVFSRTVYPEIDPAPEQALLKRLETIIFSDAPEVEPEDAVIVSLANANRILELAFGRKRIKQRRQRIKQIVEGDLVGNATREVIESIQAAVVVGAVVASAVVTAT, from the coding sequence TTGAAAAGCAATCCGGAAGCCGTTTTGTATTCCAGCATGCTTTCGCCCCACTTGACTGACCTGCGCCTCTACGAAAGATTCTGCCTCCTGGCCCTTCGAGACGAAGAAGGCACCATCGCGGTCTCCTTCTTCAATCACGCCCTCGCGGGAGCCTTGATCGCGGAGCTCATCCTTCGAGGCCGTGTCCGCGTCAGCTCAGACAAGAAACGCCTAGTGGACCTGGCAAGCTCAGCGCCCCTCGAAAACCACCTCCTTGACGAGTGCATGGGGCTCATCGCGGAGGACAAGAAAGCGAGAAACCTCAAAACCTGGATCGGACGCTTCGCTAGCATCAAGGACTTGCAGGAGAAGGCCACACGCGGCCTCTGCCAGCGAGGGATCCTAAATAAGGAGCACGCCAAAGTCTTGTTCGTCTTTTCCCGAACCGTTTATCCCGAAATCGATCCCGCGCCAGAACAGGCCCTTTTGAAGCGCCTGGAAACGATCATTTTCTCCGATGCCCCCGAGGTGGAGCCGGAGGATGCCGTCATCGTCTCACTGGCGAACGCAAATCGGATTCTGGAGCTCGCCTTCGGTCGCAAACGCATCAAGCAGCGCCGGCAGCGCATCAAGCAAATCGTCGAGGGCGACCTTGTCGGAAACGCCACTCGCGAAGTCATCGAGTCCATCCAAGCCGCCGTCGTGGTGGGGGCGGTGGTCGCAAGCGCCGTGGTCACCGCCACCTAG
- the thiH gene encoding 2-iminoacetate synthase ThiH → MPTFSETFKQLDFDRPLDIAATASAGAIERILKQGRARTLNDFAALLSPAAEAYLEPLCKLSQQITQRHFGKTMRMFAPLYLSNECVNVCKYCGFSRHNDIPRITLSLDKMEHEARILHRQGFRSILLVAGEHPKYVSNGYVEECVRRLSRFFPSIALELGPLESERYKPLVDAGCEALIVYQETYDEDTYKWLHTAGPKKHFHWRMDTADRAYAAGFRRLGIGALFGLHDWHKEALAVAAHADHLLKTCWKAQLNVSMPRMRPAAGEFEQVEFLRDHHFVQVITAMRIFLPHVGITLSTREPASLRDGLIPLGITSMSAGSSTEPGGYSSFDETTFQQTREQEGEQFHIADERSPKEVAAVLNRLGYEAVWKDFDQSLIQA, encoded by the coding sequence ATGCCAACCTTTTCCGAAACGTTTAAGCAGCTCGACTTCGACCGTCCGCTGGACATCGCCGCCACCGCTTCGGCCGGCGCCATCGAGCGGATTCTGAAACAAGGACGCGCCCGCACGCTCAACGACTTCGCCGCCCTGCTTTCGCCTGCCGCGGAAGCCTACCTGGAGCCGCTCTGCAAGCTCTCCCAGCAGATCACGCAGCGACATTTCGGCAAGACCATGCGCATGTTCGCTCCGCTGTACCTGTCGAACGAGTGCGTGAACGTGTGCAAGTACTGCGGCTTCTCACGCCACAACGACATCCCGCGCATCACTCTGTCGCTGGACAAGATGGAGCACGAAGCCCGCATCCTGCACCGGCAAGGATTTCGCTCCATCCTCCTCGTCGCTGGCGAGCACCCGAAGTATGTTTCAAATGGATACGTGGAAGAGTGCGTGCGACGTCTCTCTCGATTTTTCCCCAGCATAGCCCTGGAGCTAGGTCCGCTGGAGTCGGAACGCTACAAGCCGCTGGTCGACGCTGGCTGCGAGGCCCTAATCGTGTATCAGGAAACCTATGACGAAGACACCTACAAGTGGCTCCATACGGCGGGTCCGAAGAAGCATTTCCACTGGCGCATGGACACCGCGGATCGCGCCTACGCAGCGGGCTTCCGTCGCCTCGGCATTGGAGCGCTTTTCGGACTTCACGACTGGCACAAGGAAGCCTTGGCAGTGGCAGCGCACGCCGACCACCTGCTTAAGACCTGCTGGAAGGCCCAGCTCAACGTATCCATGCCTCGGATGCGTCCTGCAGCTGGCGAATTCGAACAAGTGGAATTCCTCAGGGACCACCACTTCGTGCAGGTCATCACCGCCATGCGCATCTTCCTGCCGCACGTGGGCATCACCCTATCCACGCGCGAGCCGGCCAGCTTGCGCGACGGCCTCATCCCGCTGGGCATCACCAGCATGTCAGCCGGATCCAGCACCGAACCAGGCGGCTACAGCAGCTTCGACGAGACCACCTTTCAGCAAACCCGCGAGCAGGAGGGCGAGCAGTTTCACATCGCCGACGAGCGCTCGCCCAAAGAAGTGGCAGCGGTGCTCAATCGGCTCGGCTACGAAGCCGTTTGGAAAGACTTCGACCAATCGCTCATCCAAGCCTAA
- a CDS encoding thiazole synthase, whose protein sequence is MTQQSTTPLKIGDREFSSRLFVGTGKFSNNEAMRDAARASGTKLVTVALKRANLSGGSDPFANILDFLEPERYLILPNTSGAMNAEEAVRIARLAVAAGLPKWVKLEIHPDPNYLLPDPIETLAAAEILVKEGFTVMPYINADPVLAQRLQDVGCATVMPLGSPIGSNRGLDTRSQIEIIIEQARVPVVVDAGIGAPSHAAAAMEMGADAVLVNTAIAIAPDPAAMARAFAKAVECGREAFEIGLGSSSAKAEPTSPLTAFLNAE, encoded by the coding sequence ATGACCCAGCAAAGCACAACGCCACTTAAGATCGGAGACCGAGAGTTCAGCTCTCGCCTGTTTGTCGGCACCGGCAAATTCAGCAACAACGAGGCCATGCGCGACGCGGCCCGGGCATCGGGCACCAAACTGGTGACCGTCGCCCTCAAGCGGGCAAACCTGTCCGGCGGGTCCGACCCCTTCGCCAACATTCTCGATTTCCTGGAGCCAGAGCGCTACCTGATTCTGCCCAACACCTCCGGCGCCATGAATGCCGAGGAAGCCGTGCGCATCGCTCGCCTCGCTGTGGCTGCCGGACTGCCAAAGTGGGTGAAACTGGAGATTCATCCGGATCCCAACTACCTGCTGCCCGATCCCATCGAAACCCTCGCCGCAGCGGAAATCCTGGTGAAGGAAGGCTTCACCGTCATGCCCTACATCAACGCCGATCCCGTCCTCGCCCAGCGGCTGCAGGACGTCGGCTGCGCCACGGTGATGCCTCTGGGCTCGCCCATCGGCTCGAACCGCGGGCTCGATACGCGCTCGCAAATCGAAATCATCATCGAGCAGGCCCGCGTGCCGGTAGTGGTCGACGCCGGCATCGGCGCCCCATCCCACGCCGCGGCCGCCATGGAAATGGGAGCCGACGCGGTCCTGGTGAATACCGCCATCGCCATCGCTCCGGACCCGGCAGCCATGGCTCGAGCGTTCGCCAAAGCGGTCGAATGCGGGCGCGAAGCCTTCGAGATCGGTCTCGGCAGCTCGTCCGCAAAAGCGGAACCCACCAGCCCGCTCACCGCCTTTCTGAATGCGGAATGA
- a CDS encoding ApaG domain, with translation MPNSSQQLPGLLVQLDDLRYQYGGPGVPARTPHVFIYFLTITNLSDRAVHLLGRKWIIQEEGGETIVVEGDKIVGEEPKLLPGEHFSYNSFHVGSCSATARGSFHGVDQFGEKIHCLIPEFEMRIPGE, from the coding sequence ATGCCCAATTCTTCACAGCAGCTTCCCGGATTGTTAGTCCAGCTCGACGACCTTCGCTACCAGTACGGCGGACCGGGCGTGCCGGCGCGCACGCCGCACGTGTTCATCTATTTTCTGACCATCACCAACCTTTCCGACCGAGCGGTGCACCTGCTCGGCCGGAAGTGGATCATCCAGGAGGAAGGCGGGGAAACCATCGTGGTCGAAGGCGACAAGATCGTGGGCGAGGAGCCGAAACTGCTACCGGGCGAGCATTTCTCCTACAACAGCTTTCACGTCGGCTCCTGCAGCGCCACGGCCCGCGGCAGCTTCCATGGCGTCGATCAATTCGGCGAAAAGATCCACTGCCTCATCCCGGAATTCGAGATGCGAATCCCCGGGGAATGA
- a CDS encoding BNR repeat-containing protein, with product MKLARLLAILIVSTGALAFQACSPKLSPVGPGWANNSVNAVIFRKNSIASHQGIQYTAYYDAEGYVVLAKRQLPSGDWTVRKTGYTGNVRDAHNSISIIVDGNGILHMSWDHHGDQLNYCRSIAPGSLELTAKQTMIGANESDVTYPEFYNIANGDLMFFYRDGESGRGNLIINRYDHRAQTWSRVQNKLIDGEDQRNAYIQASVDPNSETIHLSWVWRETWDVSTNHDLSYAVSRDGGKSWQTSAGVSYQLPITIENAEIAWEIPQNSELINQTSMCADLNGHPYIASYWTPKGETVPQYHIVFHDGESWRASQVSDRKTPFSLSGGGTKRIPISRPQILADSSGQNNKAYLIFRDEERSKRPSIAICDDLSSPSWVVEDLADIDLGQWEPSYDIGLWHREKVLHLFVQRVDQGDGETSGEIPPQMVSVLRWSD from the coding sequence ATGAAACTCGCTCGACTCCTCGCGATCCTTATCGTCTCAACCGGCGCCTTGGCCTTCCAAGCCTGCTCGCCCAAGCTCTCCCCAGTCGGACCTGGCTGGGCGAACAATTCGGTCAACGCCGTCATCTTTCGCAAGAACTCGATCGCTTCGCATCAAGGCATCCAATACACCGCCTACTACGACGCGGAGGGCTATGTCGTGCTGGCGAAGCGCCAGCTGCCAAGCGGCGACTGGACCGTACGGAAAACCGGATACACCGGAAACGTTCGGGACGCTCACAATTCAATCAGCATCATAGTGGACGGAAACGGCATCCTGCACATGTCCTGGGACCACCATGGCGACCAGCTGAACTACTGCCGCAGCATCGCTCCCGGTTCGCTCGAGCTGACAGCGAAGCAAACGATGATTGGAGCGAACGAGAGCGACGTCACCTACCCTGAGTTCTACAACATCGCAAACGGCGACCTCATGTTCTTCTACCGCGATGGCGAATCCGGTCGTGGAAACCTGATCATCAACCGCTACGACCACCGCGCCCAGACCTGGTCTCGAGTGCAGAACAAACTGATCGACGGCGAGGATCAGCGAAACGCCTACATTCAGGCCAGCGTCGATCCCAACTCCGAGACCATACACCTATCCTGGGTCTGGAGAGAGACTTGGGACGTATCCACAAATCATGACCTTTCCTACGCCGTGTCGCGCGACGGCGGCAAGAGCTGGCAGACTTCCGCAGGCGTTTCCTACCAGCTCCCCATCACCATCGAAAACGCGGAAATCGCCTGGGAAATCCCGCAAAACAGCGAGCTCATCAACCAAACCTCCATGTGCGCGGACCTGAACGGCCACCCTTACATCGCCTCCTATTGGACTCCAAAGGGAGAGACCGTCCCCCAGTACCACATCGTCTTCCACGACGGCGAATCTTGGCGAGCTTCCCAAGTCAGCGACCGGAAAACGCCGTTCTCCCTCAGCGGGGGCGGCACCAAGCGCATCCCCATCTCGCGCCCTCAGATCCTCGCCGACTCCAGCGGCCAGAACAACAAGGCGTATTTGATTTTTAGGGACGAGGAACGAAGCAAGCGCCCTTCGATCGCGATCTGCGACGACCTGTCCAGTCCCAGCTGGGTCGTGGAAGACCTGGCCGACATCGATCTAGGACAATGGGAACCCTCCTACGATATCGGCCTTTGGCATCGAGAGAAAGTCCTGCACCTCTTCGTGCAGCGCGTCGACCAAGGGGATGGGGAAACCTCCGGAGAGATCCCGCCTCAGATGGTCTCGGTGCTGCGATGGAGCGACTGA
- a CDS encoding PEP/pyruvate-binding domain-containing protein, giving the protein MPPVVPADDSLDTRLTLPGDALFSEPFEQGDRTVTFAKFTILMDDLTTVYFQDTKEYAFHYEFAVDKIPMFAGMTRSEFDEVTLALRKDERDRRQAVLGSVILDEENGHYYIEFEGSGFESPRFVALLYHLVDTSLEAPGTFVGFLNQGGNLYFSAVDLEYLDGEGIAFSSNDAWGAEDNVCYVKGWTLGRLNFVRSEDVLAAYENGELLSTDILITDTVPGEVPYVSGIVTLEPATPNSHVAILARAYDIPFLYAGDVEFENRLLSLIDQEVLVWTGKFCEWEVHRVDDLNMDAETLAYFKGLKTAAPLDFEKKRSYGSYSENVIGLTPDDIASFGGKAANFGFLLREIPENTRPYAVAFSMDLWDDYMAQEIEAGLDLGSWIEDTLSGYTWANLDLPSLNADLKKVRDTIEDVADFSPSQRAEVLAALDEFDEMRRIRFRSSTNVEDAENYSGAGLYDSKSGCLADELDGDDSGPSICEPDEEKERGVFRAMRKVYASFYNENAFMERLRLGVDESKVGMGVLAHYSYPDESEMANGVLVYDESEWPWERLKIVSQVGAESVANPEPGSAPEVVYAWGDSVDRDQSSGLVDNQDDWVLGNQERYLELAELVRKVVSAYRAFHDDIPENEEIALDLEYKLVSPGVLEIKQVRRVPTYNASTEKVAYIGGDREVNFITNEGSLDTALGFHYIKSAFEFQERSARIDTLDAKQTPLIESMRWTRVKDGEVVTYEGDPLDLPNASFIYEEGNGIYRWSEESDGETNVYTLTHLSNAAGTSDQGGLIPRSWSSYFLSVTFEQPRFAGHERINGELAPMYRDEFSSYGREPSPQVLWDYAVRDRFEVSDEESVSVLIDYWRESQYTADFIIKTGHLLRWNKTEVRGLLADPIEFTTDFSRTQSQGHHNFWATFVFDPWLEPSVSQDSLEELEAIDVRLILSGHTGLIGYVGLDGSFREEL; this is encoded by the coding sequence ATGCCTCCGGTCGTGCCTGCGGATGATTCGTTGGATACGCGGCTGACGCTGCCCGGCGATGCTCTTTTCTCCGAACCCTTCGAGCAGGGGGATCGCACGGTGACCTTCGCCAAGTTCACCATCTTGATGGACGATCTGACGACGGTGTACTTTCAGGACACGAAAGAGTACGCGTTTCACTACGAGTTCGCAGTGGACAAGATTCCCATGTTTGCCGGTATGACGCGATCCGAGTTCGATGAGGTAACCCTGGCGCTTCGAAAGGACGAGCGGGACCGACGCCAAGCGGTGCTGGGATCGGTCATCTTGGACGAGGAAAACGGGCATTACTATATTGAGTTTGAAGGAAGTGGGTTCGAGTCACCTCGATTTGTGGCACTGCTGTACCATTTGGTGGATACAAGCCTGGAGGCGCCGGGAACCTTTGTCGGCTTTTTGAATCAAGGTGGAAACCTGTATTTCTCGGCCGTGGATTTGGAGTATCTGGACGGAGAGGGGATTGCGTTTTCTAGTAACGACGCTTGGGGAGCTGAGGATAACGTTTGCTATGTCAAAGGCTGGACCCTAGGGCGTCTGAATTTCGTAAGGTCGGAAGACGTCCTGGCGGCGTACGAAAATGGCGAGCTTCTGTCGACCGATATCCTGATTACGGATACAGTGCCCGGCGAGGTGCCCTACGTTTCCGGGATCGTTACCCTGGAGCCAGCGACGCCGAATAGTCATGTGGCCATTCTCGCTCGGGCGTACGACATCCCGTTCCTCTATGCGGGAGACGTCGAGTTTGAGAATCGGCTTCTCTCATTGATCGATCAGGAGGTGCTCGTCTGGACAGGCAAGTTTTGTGAATGGGAAGTCCACAGGGTGGACGATCTGAATATGGATGCGGAAACGCTGGCCTATTTCAAAGGGCTCAAAACTGCCGCCCCGTTGGATTTCGAGAAAAAACGAAGCTACGGAAGCTACTCGGAAAACGTGATTGGACTCACGCCTGACGACATCGCGAGCTTTGGGGGAAAGGCGGCGAACTTCGGATTCCTGCTGCGGGAGATTCCTGAGAACACACGGCCCTATGCGGTGGCATTCTCGATGGACCTCTGGGATGACTACATGGCTCAGGAAATCGAAGCTGGCCTGGATCTGGGTAGTTGGATCGAGGATACGTTATCGGGATACACTTGGGCGAACTTGGATTTGCCCTCGCTCAATGCTGACTTGAAAAAGGTGCGAGACACGATCGAAGATGTGGCGGATTTTTCCCCTTCCCAGCGAGCTGAGGTGCTAGCTGCGCTGGATGAATTCGATGAGATGAGGCGTATCCGTTTTCGTAGTTCGACCAATGTGGAGGACGCGGAGAATTATTCGGGCGCTGGTCTCTACGATAGCAAAAGCGGTTGTCTGGCTGATGAGCTCGATGGAGACGACAGCGGGCCGTCAATCTGCGAGCCGGATGAGGAAAAGGAGCGCGGCGTCTTTCGGGCCATGCGCAAGGTCTACGCGAGTTTCTACAATGAAAACGCGTTTATGGAGCGCCTGCGGTTGGGGGTCGACGAATCGAAGGTGGGGATGGGGGTTCTCGCCCACTATTCATATCCGGACGAAAGCGAGATGGCGAACGGGGTATTGGTCTACGATGAATCGGAATGGCCCTGGGAGCGATTGAAGATCGTCTCGCAGGTCGGTGCGGAATCGGTAGCGAACCCTGAACCGGGATCGGCCCCAGAGGTGGTTTATGCATGGGGTGATTCAGTGGATCGCGATCAGTCTTCCGGCTTGGTAGATAACCAGGATGACTGGGTGCTGGGAAACCAAGAGCGCTATTTGGAGCTGGCGGAACTGGTGCGGAAAGTAGTGTCGGCGTATCGAGCGTTTCACGACGATATTCCAGAAAACGAAGAAATCGCCCTCGATTTGGAGTACAAGCTGGTCAGTCCCGGTGTCCTCGAAATCAAGCAGGTGCGCCGGGTGCCAACCTACAATGCGAGCACGGAAAAGGTCGCTTACATTGGTGGAGATCGGGAAGTGAACTTCATCACCAACGAAGGGTCTTTGGATACGGCGCTGGGATTTCACTACATCAAGAGCGCCTTTGAGTTTCAGGAAAGAAGCGCTCGTATCGATACTTTGGATGCGAAGCAGACGCCTTTGATCGAGTCGATGCGTTGGACGCGCGTCAAAGATGGTGAAGTGGTGACCTACGAAGGAGACCCGTTGGATCTTCCGAACGCCAGTTTCATCTACGAAGAAGGGAACGGAATCTATCGGTGGAGCGAGGAAAGCGATGGAGAGACCAACGTCTACACACTGACACATCTGAGTAATGCTGCAGGGACCAGCGATCAAGGCGGTCTCATCCCTCGGTCTTGGTCGAGCTATTTTCTCAGCGTGACCTTCGAGCAGCCGCGTTTCGCTGGACATGAAAGAATCAACGGAGAGCTCGCGCCGATGTATCGAGACGAGTTTTCATCCTATGGAAGGGAACCGAGCCCTCAGGTTCTCTGGGACTATGCTGTGCGGGATCGGTTCGAGGTTTCTGACGAAGAGAGTGTTTCGGTGTTAATCGACTATTGGCGAGAGTCTCAATACACGGCCGACTTCATTATAAAAACGGGACATCTGCTGCGCTGGAACAAGACCGAGGTACGTGGATTGCTCGCTGATCCAATCGAGTTTACCACCGATTTTTCGCGAACCCAATCGCAAGGTCACCACAACTTCTGGGCGACGTTCGTGTTCGATCCGTGGTTGGAGCCATCCGTTTCCCAGGATAGTCTCGAAGAGTTGGAGGCCATCGATGTCCGGCTGATTCTGAGCGGACACACGGGGTTGATAGGCTACGTCGGCTTGGACGGAAGTTTTCGGGAGGAGCTTTGA
- the thiS gene encoding sulfur carrier protein ThiS, with protein MVLLPFHFFLSPMTITANGNSFDLESGTTLPAFLESIGHQVGLVIVERNKQALSPSEAKDVILEDGDTLEIVKIVAGG; from the coding sequence ATCGTTCTTCTTCCTTTTCACTTCTTCCTTTCACCCATGACCATCACCGCCAACGGCAATTCCTTCGACCTCGAGTCCGGCACCACGCTGCCCGCTTTCCTAGAGTCGATCGGCCATCAAGTCGGCCTTGTCATCGTCGAGCGCAACAAACAGGCCCTCTCGCCCAGCGAAGCCAAGGATGTCATTTTGGAAGACGGCGACACCCTGGAGATCGTAAAGATCGTAGCCGGCGGCTAA